A window of the Henckelia pumila isolate YLH828 chromosome 3, ASM3356847v2, whole genome shotgun sequence genome harbors these coding sequences:
- the LOC140892655 gene encoding uncharacterized protein isoform X1: MQQTIMEDATLYRHLHKLVGLKSAEELENLLEMLWQTRKTGLSAPQKSSLQSLLRLPILTDLDPVLACLRSLLMKYLNESFGGNYILKLLPPDMTLEMQSILLVTLQKHQSQWKEELSQEERLFGKTRFSYQLNAGLPMPSPSFSFTEVSGSLLPRQYPITQFSSHNFGGHNSIAAERNVLSFPSMLTLQNDAFPGDTVGTFPQLKSVTWTVENKNAVPESRVAIITLKLQDCNKSPPTDTEVKFQLTKDTLEAVLRSLTYINEQLSRFEGLSSSLQKKQRR; this comes from the exons ATGCAGCAAACAATAATGGAGGATGCCACTTTGTACCGGCATCTGCACAAGTTGGTGGGCTTGAAGTCTGCGGAAGAGCTTGAAAACTTGCTCGAAATGCTATGGCAGACCCGCAAAACTGGTCTTTCCGCTCCACAAAAGTCTTCCCTCCAGTCCCTTCTCAGACTACCCATTCTCACCGACCTCGATCCC GTGCTGGCATGCCTTCGTTCTCTTCTTATGAAGTATTTGAACGAGAGTTTTGGTGGTAATTACATCTTGAAGCTGCTTCCACCTGATATGACACTGGAAATGCAAAGCATTCTGCTTGTAACATTGCAGAAACATCAGAGTCAGTGGAAGGAAGAGCTGTCCCAAGAAGAG CGTTTATTCGGAAAGACCAGATTCTCATATCAGCTCAATGCTGGCCTTCCGATGCCCTCCCCATCGTTTTCCTTTACCGAGGTTTCTGGGTCATTATTGCCACGACAATATCCTATTACTCAATTCAGCAGTCATAATTTTGGAGGCCATAATTCGATTGCTGCTGAAAGAAACGTGTTAAGTTTTCCGTCGATGTTAACTCTTCAGAACGACGCGTTCCCAGGTGACACTGTG GGAACTTTTCCCCAACTAAAGTCCGTGACATGGACTGTAGAGAATAAGAATGCGGTGCCAGAGAGCCGAGTGGCTATTATTACGCTTAAG CTGCAAGATTGTAACAAGTCTCCTCCAACGGACACGGAAGTCAAGTTTCAACTCACAAAAGACACACTTGAGGCAGTGCTGAGATCATTGACTTACATCAATGAACAATTATCACGATTT GAAGGACTCTCTTCTTCGTTGCAGAAGAAACAACGGCGATAG
- the LOC140892655 gene encoding uncharacterized protein isoform X2, whose amino-acid sequence MQQTIMEDATLYRHLHKLVGLKSAEELENLLEMLWQTRKTGLSAPQKSSLQSLLRLPILTDLDPVLACLRSLLMKYLNESFGGNYILKLLPPDMTLEMQSILLVTLQKHQSQWKEELSQEERLFGKTRFSYQLNAGLPMPSPSFSFTEVSGSLLPRQYPITQFSSHNFGGHNSIAAERNVLSFPSMLTLQNDAFPGDTVLQDCNKSPPTDTEVKFQLTKDTLEAVLRSLTYINEQLSRFEGLSSSLQKKQRR is encoded by the exons ATGCAGCAAACAATAATGGAGGATGCCACTTTGTACCGGCATCTGCACAAGTTGGTGGGCTTGAAGTCTGCGGAAGAGCTTGAAAACTTGCTCGAAATGCTATGGCAGACCCGCAAAACTGGTCTTTCCGCTCCACAAAAGTCTTCCCTCCAGTCCCTTCTCAGACTACCCATTCTCACCGACCTCGATCCC GTGCTGGCATGCCTTCGTTCTCTTCTTATGAAGTATTTGAACGAGAGTTTTGGTGGTAATTACATCTTGAAGCTGCTTCCACCTGATATGACACTGGAAATGCAAAGCATTCTGCTTGTAACATTGCAGAAACATCAGAGTCAGTGGAAGGAAGAGCTGTCCCAAGAAGAG CGTTTATTCGGAAAGACCAGATTCTCATATCAGCTCAATGCTGGCCTTCCGATGCCCTCCCCATCGTTTTCCTTTACCGAGGTTTCTGGGTCATTATTGCCACGACAATATCCTATTACTCAATTCAGCAGTCATAATTTTGGAGGCCATAATTCGATTGCTGCTGAAAGAAACGTGTTAAGTTTTCCGTCGATGTTAACTCTTCAGAACGACGCGTTCCCAGGTGACACTGTG CTGCAAGATTGTAACAAGTCTCCTCCAACGGACACGGAAGTCAAGTTTCAACTCACAAAAGACACACTTGAGGCAGTGCTGAGATCATTGACTTACATCAATGAACAATTATCACGATTT GAAGGACTCTCTTCTTCGTTGCAGAAGAAACAACGGCGATAG